Proteins co-encoded in one Malus domestica chromosome 09, GDT2T_hap1 genomic window:
- the LOC103442256 gene encoding 2-methylene-furan-3-one reductase-like, translated as MAAVVASSDSVSIPSVNKAWVYSEYGKSADVLKFDPNVPVPEIKEDQVLIKVVAASLNPVDFKRMLGYFKDSDSSPPTVPGYDVAGVVVKVGSRVTKFNVGDEVYGDLNEKAIDKPKKIGSLAEYTAAEERVLALKPKNLSFVEAASLPLAIETAYEGLERVEFSAGKSILVLGGAGGVGTHVIQLAKHVFGASKVAATASTKKLDLLRSFGADLAIDYTKENFEDLPEKFDVVYDAVGETDRALKAVKEGGKVLTIVPPAPPAFLFMLTSTGTVLEKLKPYLESGKVRPVLDPTGPYPFSKTVEAFAYLETSRATGKVVVYPIP; from the exons ATGGCGGCTGTTGTAGCTTCAAGTGATTCAGTTTCCATACCATCAGTAAACAAGGCGTGGGTGTACTCAGAGTACGGAAAGTCTGCAGATGTTTTGAAGTTCGATCCGAATGTTCCTGTTCCTGAAATAAAGGAAGACCAGGTGCTGATCAAGGTGGTTGCTGCATCTCTCAACCCAGTTGATTTCAAAAGGATGCTTGGCTACTTCAAGGACTCTGACTCTTCACCCCCT ACGGTTCCAGGGTATGATGTTGCTGGTGTGGTGGTGAAAGTAGGAAGCCGGGTGACAAAGTTTAATGTGGGGGATGAAGTATATGGGGATCTCAACGAGAAGGCTATCGATAAGCCGAAAAAGATCGGATCTTTGGCCGAGTACACTGCTGCAGAAGAAAGAGTGTTAGCTCTTAAGCCCAAAAATCTGAGTTTTGTTGAAGCTGCTAGCCTTCCCCTGGCCATTGAGACTGCCTATGAAGGGCTCGAACGAGTTGAATTCTCTGCCGGTAAATCCATCCTTGTTTTGGGAGGCGCTGGGGGAGTCGGAACACATGTTATTCAG CTAGCAAAGCATGTGTTTGGTGCTTCAAAAGTAGCAGCTACAGCGAGCACGAAAAAACTTGATCTTTTGAGAAGCTTTGGTGCTGATTTGGCTATTGATTACACCAAGGAGAACTTCGAAGACCTGCCCGAGAAATTCGATGTGGTTTATGATGCAGTTG gGGAGACTGACAGGGCATTGAAGGCGGTGAAGGAAGGCGGGAAGGTATTGACAATTGTTCCACCTGCGCCACCGGCATTCCTTTTTATGCTGACTTCAACCGGAACTGTATTAGAGAAACTGAAGCCTTACTTGGAGAGTGGGAAGGTGAGGCCGGTGCTTGATCCCACCGGCCCGTATCCATTTTCGAAGACCGTTGAAGCATTTGCCTATCTTGAAACCTCCAGAGCTACCGGAAAGGTGGTTGTGTATCCCATTCCATGA